In the genome of Nicoliella spurrieriana, the window CAACCTACGCATTAACAGTGCGGCATTCTACCATTGAACTACGGGGCAAAAAATATATTTAACTAATGATTCCAAAACGGAATCAACTGCCCCGGTTGGACTCGAACCAACAACCTACGCATTAACAGTGCGGCATTCTACCATTGAACTACGGGGCAAAAAGATATTTAATTAAGATTCCAAAACGGAATCGACTGCCCCGGTTGGACTCGAACCAACAACCTACGCATTAACAGTGCGGCATTCTACCATTGAACTACGGGGCAAAAAAGATATTTAATTAAGATTCCAAAACGGAATCGACTGCCCCGGTTGGACTCGAACCAACAACCTACGCATTAACAGTGCGGCATTCTACCATTGAACTACGGGGCAAAAAAGATATTTAATTAAGATTCCAAAGCAGAATCAACTGCCCCGGTTGGACTCGAACCAACAACCTACGCATTAACAGTGCGGCATTCTACCATTGAACTACGGGGCAATAAAGATATTTAATCGAAATATAAAAGGACTCGCATGCTTGTAAGCTGAAATGCGGGTCCTTTTGGAAGTTCAGAATTTGAAAGGTATCCACACGCTTGCTTACGTATGGATACAATTTATTTTAGGCGGTCACCATGTTAAATAAATACCCATACAGATTACAATTATTATTTCGATTTAAATTATTATTATTATTGTAATTTGAATTGGTATTATTATTTAGTCCGTTATTTAAAGCTAAAACTAACTCTAACATGGGTGCGCCTCCTTTGATTTCGATTTAATTTATATTTACATAATAGTATGATTAAAAAAGAAAGTCAACCCTTATCTTGATTTAATCGATTATTAATTTAATTTCACCATTCATTACATTATCTTTACATTCGTTCAGAAATGCTTATTATTTTATTTTGTATACTATATAATATGATTAATAATATTTAATTAGTTGGAGTGATCAATATTTTAAATCATAATTTGAAGCGGAGTTTTTACGTGCTATCTGTAGTTTCAGCCTCGTTTGCGGGGTTAGCTTACATGAACACAACATCAGCGAATGCTGATACTACTAGTACGACCCAAACCCAAAGTAAACAAACTGAATCGCAAGATGGGAATACTAAATCAACGACGGTGACTAAGACCGTTAAGAAATCAAATGCTGGCACTAGCGTTGATACGACTAAGGATTCTACATATAACCAGGCATACAATGCCACTAAGAAGCTTTATCAAACCCGTTATCATTTTTACAAACAATTGAACAACGTTGGGAAAGTGGCTTCTGCTAAGGGTGACTATGGGAAATCATTTAAGTTAACCCGGATTGCTAAGACCAATAAGGATACCTACGTCAAAACGGCCCGTGGTTGGATCAGCAGTAATGCATTCAATCAATACGTTAAGGAACAGGGGAGCATGAATGAAAAAATGAAGGTAACGAATGCCAGTACCGCTGTTTATTCTGCGCCTGCTGCCACTAAAAACGCTCAAAAGTTAGGGACCGCAAGTAGCCTTGGATTAACTGACCAATGGTTAAACGTGAACTACCGGAAGTACACGAACACCAAGGAGGGCTATTTCCGGGTAACTAAGGATGGCCAAAATTACTACATTAACGGTCGGGATATGGAATTTAACCTCAGTGGCTTGAATAGCCACAATGCAAAAATTGAAAAGGCGATTAAGGTCGGTGAAGCATTGGTTGGCAAGTCACCTTATTCATGGGGTGGCGGGAGAACCGCTGCTAGTATTGCTGCTCGGCGGTTCGACTGCTCCTCATTTATTCACTACATCTACGCCAAAGCGGGAGTTAACTTAGGTTCGGTTACCGCTACGACCTATACATTAGCAAAGGAAGGCCGCGCCGTTAACTATAAGAACATGAAGCGTGGTGACATCTTCTTCTTTAATGATAAGAAGGAGGGGGCATTTTGTCACGTCGGGATTTACCTTGGCCGTGGGTTGTTCTTGAACGACTCACCTTCAACTGATACCCATGGAGTGGGCATTTCAAGCCTTAGTGATCCACACTGGGCAAGACGCTTTAACCACGTTGTAAGACGGGTAGTCTAATTAAAACGAACTGTTGAATTTAATTCAGCAGTTCGTTTTTCATTTGGCGCGGTTGAAATTTTTGTAACACCATGCAACTTATGAAACAATAGGTTAGTAAGCTTAGTTTTCAGAAATTAGGAGGATTTGCGATGAAGGATACAAAAACGTTATTTCAACATGGGACGTTAGCACTATTGGTCCCAGGATTATTCGATGGCACCATTAAGATGGACGAATTTATGAAGCACGGTGATACTGGCATTGGGACCGGTGAAGGGCTTGATGGTGAATTGATCGTAGTAGCTGGAGTGGCCTACCAAATCGATGGGGCGGGCAACGTTAATAAGTTAGATAGTCGTTTTACGTTACCATTCGGGAACATGCACTTTGCTGATTATCAACCACTTAAGCAGGTTGACGGCTTAGACTTTGTGAACTTTCCTGAAAATATTTTAGCGACCGGTGGGCTAGCCAATAGCTTCTTTTCAGTGAAACTACATGGGACCTTTAAGACCATGCAGACCCGTTCGATCGATAAGCAAAGCAAGCCTTACCATACGTTAGCTGAATGTGCCGGTAAGCAACACGTTTTTGATGGCGAGGACAAAACCGGGACCGTAATTGCTTACTATGCACCCCAATTATTTAACGGGGTCGCAGTCGGGGGCTTTCATAGCCACTTCTTAGCAGATGATTTATCACAGGGGGGCCATATCTTAGACTTTACCGGATTCAGCGGAGATGTTGAACTCCAGGTCTTTGATAACTTAGCCCAATCACTCCCTGTCAATGATCCTGAATTTAAGAATCATGATTTCTCAAAGGATGATATTGAAGGGGCAATTAAAGCGTCTGAATAATTTTACTGCAAACAAAAAATGCGTTGATGATTTTAAATCATCAGCGCATTTTTTAGTGAAGCGATGAATGCTTATTTGTAAACGTATTCCAATGTGTTATTAACAACCTTAGTCTTAACCCAGTTATTTGAAGCAGCTTGGTAGATGTAAACATTCTTTGGCGTTTTATCTGATGAACCATCTACCACGTACCAAAGTGAACCGCTAGTAGCCTTAAAGGTGGTTGGAACCACGGCACTACTAGAATCAGGAGTGAACTTAGAAATGTAGTTGTTAGCGGAGCTACTAGTAGAACCAGTAGTGGTCATTCCATAGACATTATCGTTTAAGAACGTAAGATCACTGGATTGTGGAACCGTAACGGTCTTGTCACCCATTTGGATTTGGTAAATAATTGAGTCACCAGATTGCGCTACCTTAACTTGGGCGGAATCCATTGGGTTAACGGTTACGCCATTGCTAGTGTAAGCCTTTGATGCTGGTGAAAGGTATGCAGTCCCGGTACTAGTGCCAACGTAAGCATCAGATGATGCGGTCTTGTAAGCACCCTTAACCGTAACTGGTTGCTTAGTAGTAGTGCTGTTCTTAGTAGAAACCTTTAACCAGTTAGTGGTTCCGGTATACTTCTTATCAGTGGTTACGTAGTAAGTAACCTTGCCGCTCTTAGAAGTTTGGAAGAACATCCAGGCACCATTACTCTTTTTAACAAACGTAGTTACGCCCTTTTTCAAGGTTTTAGTGGACTTTTCAATCACAATTCCCTTATTGTTAACTAACTTTGCGTTGTTAACCTTGACATTTTTAGTAAGGTTAACTTGGTGAACATCCTTAGTCCAGTAAGTGGAAGTCGCTTTAGGGGTAGTGGCTGCATTAACACTGGTTAATGCAGGGGCTAATCCTAGTGTAACAGTAGCAGCTACTGCCGCTAGTGTTTTCTTGTAATTCATATTAATTCCTCCATTTAATTCTTTGACTTGGCTACATTTTAACATGAATTAATAGCTACGTCTAAGTTCCGCATTTTGAAAATAGTTTGTGTGCAATCTATTTGCAAAACCTGATTGATTAATCTACAATGGTAAACGTAAATGAATTTATTAATGGGGGTTATCTGATGAAAAATATGAAAATAGTTGCTGGTTTAACCGCTGCTGCGGTCGCTGCATTATTGATCGTACCGGTAGGGGTCAACGCAATGAGCAGTCATTCTAGTGCAAAGACTAGCAGTAGCACTTCAATGAAAGATATGAGTAGTAGTTCATCAATGCATAAGATGATGGACATGAGTAGTAGTTCATCAATGCATAAGATGATGGACATGAGCAGTAGTTCATCAATGCATAAAATGGGTAGCGCAAGTGGCATGAGCCATATGAAGATGGGCTCAATGATGATGAAGGCAAATGGTGGTAAGGCGCCTAAGGGGCTTAAGATGGATCCAAATGCTAAGTATCAACGGGGCAGTAAGGTCAAAATCTTAGCAAGCCACATGCCCGGTATGAAGGGCGCTACCGCAACCGTTACGGGTGCTTACAAAACTGATTTATACACAATTGACTTTACGCCTACTAATGGTGGGAAGGAAGTTAAAAACCATAAGTACGTAGTGGCTAAGGAAGTTAAGGCTGCTAACAAGGGTCAATTGAAGGTAGGGACTAAGATTACCGTTAAAGCTGACCATATGACTGGCATGAAGGGTGCTAAGGGTAAAATTGTTGCCGTTAAGAAGGGCCCTGCATACATGGTTAATTTTAAGGCTACTAACAGTAGCATGGTTTATAAGAATCATAAGTGGCTCGCCCAATCAGATTTAACCAGTATCAAATAATCACACTTAAATGTGCAAAAGCCACTACGTTTGTAGTGGCTTTTTTGGTTAAATCAATTATAATTTGGTATGATAGGTGGTAATAAAAGAATAAATGAGAGTGATTTTAAATGATTAAGAAATTATTAATGTACGGGGTGGACGACCCGTACTGGTTTTATGTCGGAATTATCTCTGCAATTGTGATCGCAGCCGCCGATTTTAAACGGTTATGGTGGCTGTCCGTGATTTTTTTACTAATTACGTTACTTACGGTCCTAAAAACAATTCGAAAGTTTCAAATCATTAACAGCCTTTTGACCGACCAAGCTTTACTACCGGTGGAGCGGGGGTTAGATTTGAGCGTCGGGACTGGTTATTCTACCGTGCGGTTAGCCCGTGCGGCGCTGTATGGTCAAATCACCGGAATTGAAGATGCTTACCAAAGTAGCGGTGACCACGCTAGAAATAACGTTTATAAACGAATGGTCGGCAATCGGGTCAATGTAATGGCCGGTGATATTACCCACTTGCCATTCCCGGATGATAGCTTTGATGTGATTACCGGCAATTATTCCAAGATGACCGAGTTATCAATTAATAATCGTAAAAAGCGAAAGGCAATCTGTGATGAGGTGGAACGGTTAATCAAAAAGGATGGGACCGGAAGCATTCTAATGGTCAATACCAAACGCCAGATTCGTAAAATGGCAATCGAGTTTAGTAAAAAAGAGGGGTTTCAGGTCTACCTTGCAGATCCAGAGCTGCGCGTCAAGTTTGGCTATGGCGCGCTGAAAATTGAAGTAAAATAAAAAGATGGGATTCCTTGGGGGAGGAAAGCCATCTTTTTATTTTGTAATAAAACGAACATATGTTTGTTTACGTATATTATAATACTATTAACTGATCATTTAGTCAATCGATTAGTTATCCTTTAGGTGCTTTGGATCGTAAAAGACAAGCACCGTCATCACGTAGGATAACCCGAATACAAAGCAGCTGAATTCAATTACGGAGCTTGCTTCAAAATTAAGCGGTTCGCTAGCTAATGATGAATCGATGGTGTGCCCCAGAAAGCGCACGGTTAAATTAAAAATAAAGATAATCAACCAAGTAAACAGGAAGGTGCCGTGCACCCGCCCATTTGTGAAGGTCAAATGGCGACGGTGGGCAACTGCAAAAACGCTGGCAATTAAGAACAACGCGATTGAAATTAATGGAACGTTCATCCCACCCACATGGAGAAACTCCAGGTAGCTAGGCACGATCCAAATTGCCATCACGTAGTATAACCCCTGCAAAAGCTTAATTTGTTTGTTTGTTTTTAATTGATAATCGTCTAAATTTTTATCAGGTTGAATAATGCTCAACACACTCCTTATTAACAACAAACCCAAATTATACATGCAAAAAAAGATTATATCAATAAAGCACGGCGAAGCCGGACATAACGCCGCATTCTGTTTAGCAACCCTAGTTTTTCATTTGGGCAGCCCGGGTGAAGAAATCAACCAGGAGTTGGT includes:
- a CDS encoding C40 family peptidase codes for the protein MNTTSANADTTSTTQTQSKQTESQDGNTKSTTVTKTVKKSNAGTSVDTTKDSTYNQAYNATKKLYQTRYHFYKQLNNVGKVASAKGDYGKSFKLTRIAKTNKDTYVKTARGWISSNAFNQYVKEQGSMNEKMKVTNASTAVYSAPAATKNAQKLGTASSLGLTDQWLNVNYRKYTNTKEGYFRVTKDGQNYYINGRDMEFNLSGLNSHNAKIEKAIKVGEALVGKSPYSWGGGRTAASIAARRFDCSSFIHYIYAKAGVNLGSVTATTYTLAKEGRAVNYKNMKRGDIFFFNDKKEGAFCHVGIYLGRGLFLNDSPSTDTHGVGISSLSDPHWARRFNHVVRRVV
- the budA gene encoding acetolactate decarboxylase, which gives rise to MKDTKTLFQHGTLALLVPGLFDGTIKMDEFMKHGDTGIGTGEGLDGELIVVAGVAYQIDGAGNVNKLDSRFTLPFGNMHFADYQPLKQVDGLDFVNFPENILATGGLANSFFSVKLHGTFKTMQTRSIDKQSKPYHTLAECAGKQHVFDGEDKTGTVIAYYAPQLFNGVAVGGFHSHFLADDLSQGGHILDFTGFSGDVELQVFDNLAQSLPVNDPEFKNHDFSKDDIEGAIKASE
- a CDS encoding YdhK family protein, with protein sequence MKNMKIVAGLTAAAVAALLIVPVGVNAMSSHSSAKTSSSTSMKDMSSSSSMHKMMDMSSSSSMHKMMDMSSSSSMHKMGSASGMSHMKMGSMMMKANGGKAPKGLKMDPNAKYQRGSKVKILASHMPGMKGATATVTGAYKTDLYTIDFTPTNGGKEVKNHKYVVAKEVKAANKGQLKVGTKITVKADHMTGMKGAKGKIVAVKKGPAYMVNFKATNSSMVYKNHKWLAQSDLTSIK
- a CDS encoding class I SAM-dependent methyltransferase yields the protein MIKKLLMYGVDDPYWFYVGIISAIVIAAADFKRLWWLSVIFLLITLLTVLKTIRKFQIINSLLTDQALLPVERGLDLSVGTGYSTVRLARAALYGQITGIEDAYQSSGDHARNNVYKRMVGNRVNVMAGDITHLPFPDDSFDVITGNYSKMTELSINNRKKRKAICDEVERLIKKDGTGSILMVNTKRQIRKMAIEFSKKEGFQVYLADPELRVKFGYGALKIEVK